Proteins from a genomic interval of Shewanella seohaensis:
- the pgl gene encoding 6-phosphogluconolactonase, giving the protein MIKETVFKSFDTPAALEQQLANKIASQLQEAVDARGKASLVVSGGSTPLKLFELLSMKSIDWSDVYVTLADERWVDVEDSASNERLVREHLLQNRAANAKFRGLKNMFSTAEAGADMTAESLSNFPRPFDVVVLGMGNDGHTCSWFPCSAELNDALSTQALCVATNPTTAPHGRITLSKNAILNSRQIYLHLVGEQKLSVYRQALENDDVNAMPIRAVLAQRKTPVDVFWSA; this is encoded by the coding sequence ATGATTAAAGAAACCGTATTTAAATCCTTTGATACACCCGCCGCGCTCGAGCAACAGTTGGCGAATAAGATCGCCAGCCAGTTGCAAGAGGCCGTGGATGCCCGTGGTAAGGCAAGCTTAGTCGTCTCCGGCGGCTCAACACCGCTGAAACTGTTTGAGCTCCTCAGCATGAAATCCATCGATTGGAGTGATGTTTATGTCACGCTCGCCGATGAGCGCTGGGTAGATGTGGAAGACAGTGCATCGAATGAGCGTTTAGTGCGTGAACATTTACTGCAAAACCGTGCGGCCAATGCCAAGTTCCGTGGATTGAAGAATATGTTTTCCACCGCCGAAGCGGGCGCCGATATGACCGCCGAGTCGCTGTCTAATTTCCCGCGTCCCTTCGATGTGGTGGTGCTCGGTATGGGCAACGATGGTCACACTTGCTCATGGTTCCCCTGCAGCGCCGAGTTAAATGATGCCTTGAGCACTCAAGCCCTGTGTGTGGCAACCAATCCCACCACGGCGCCCCATGGCCGGATCACATTATCTAAGAATGCGATCCTCAATAGCAGACAGATTTATCTGCATTTGGTCGGGGAACAGAAATTATCCGTATATCGTCAAGCCTTAGAAAATGATGATGTTAATGCTATGCCCATCAGAGCCGTGTTAGCGCAGCGTAAAACGCCCGTTGACGTGTTCTGGAGCGCTTAA
- a CDS encoding M2 family metallopeptidase — MAILLNRPTTLALTIALTLGLTACNDAQSKAESTAAAPVATQAAPDKAQAIAFIQDAEAQMAQLSIEANRAEWIYSNFITEDTAALSAAVGEKVSAASVKFATEAAKYANVELDPANARKLNILRSALVLPAPLDPAKNAELAQISSELNGLYGKGKYCFADGKCMTQPELSSLMAESRDPAKLLEAWKGWREIAKPMRPLFQREVELANEGAKDLGYANLSELWRSQYDMKPDEFSQELDRLWGQVKPLYESLHCYVRGELNNEYGDTIAPKTGPIPAHLLGNMWAQQWGNVYDLVAPDDADPGYDVTELLEQKGYDEHKMVKQAESFFTSLGFAPLPDSFWSRSLFLQPKDRDVVCHASAWDLDNLDDIRIKMCIQKTAEDFTVIHHELGHNFYQRAYKQQPFLFKNSANDGFHEAIGDTIALSITPSYLKQIGLLEDVPDASKDIGLLLKQALDKIAFLPFGLMIDQWRWKVFSGEITPAQYNQAWWELREKYQGVKAPTDRSEADFDPGAKYHVPGNVPYTRYFLAHILQFQFHKALCDTAGDKGPVHRCSIYGNQAAGEKLNKMLELGASQPWPVALKEVTGTEGMDAKAVLDYFAPLKTWLDEQNTAANRQCGW, encoded by the coding sequence ATGGCTATTCTATTGAATCGTCCCACCACTCTTGCGCTCACCATAGCGCTAACCTTAGGCTTAACCGCCTGTAATGATGCCCAAAGCAAGGCCGAAAGCACTGCAGCGGCACCAGTAGCAACTCAGGCCGCGCCCGATAAAGCTCAGGCCATCGCCTTTATTCAAGATGCTGAAGCCCAGATGGCGCAGCTCTCTATCGAAGCGAATCGCGCCGAATGGATTTACAGTAACTTCATCACCGAAGATACCGCTGCACTCTCGGCCGCAGTCGGTGAAAAAGTCAGTGCCGCGTCGGTCAAATTCGCCACCGAAGCTGCCAAGTACGCCAATGTGGAACTCGATCCAGCCAATGCGCGCAAACTGAATATTCTGCGCAGCGCACTCGTGTTACCTGCGCCGCTTGATCCCGCCAAAAATGCTGAGTTGGCGCAAATCAGCTCCGAGCTCAATGGACTGTATGGTAAAGGCAAATACTGTTTCGCCGATGGCAAGTGTATGACCCAGCCAGAGCTGTCAAGCTTGATGGCGGAATCGCGTGACCCAGCCAAACTGCTTGAGGCATGGAAAGGCTGGCGTGAAATTGCAAAACCGATGCGCCCACTATTTCAACGTGAAGTTGAACTCGCCAACGAAGGTGCAAAAGATCTAGGTTACGCGAACCTCTCTGAGTTATGGCGCAGCCAATACGATATGAAACCCGATGAATTTTCACAGGAATTAGATCGTTTATGGGGACAAGTTAAGCCTCTCTACGAATCCCTGCATTGTTATGTTCGCGGCGAGCTGAATAACGAATACGGTGACACCATCGCGCCAAAAACCGGCCCTATTCCCGCACACTTACTGGGAAATATGTGGGCACAGCAATGGGGTAATGTGTACGATCTCGTCGCCCCTGACGATGCCGATCCTGGCTATGATGTGACGGAATTGCTCGAGCAGAAAGGCTATGATGAGCACAAAATGGTTAAACAGGCCGAAAGCTTTTTCACCTCGTTAGGCTTTGCGCCGCTGCCAGACAGTTTCTGGAGTCGCTCTTTATTCTTGCAACCCAAGGATCGTGATGTCGTTTGTCATGCCTCGGCGTGGGATTTGGATAACCTCGACGATATTCGCATCAAGATGTGTATCCAGAAAACCGCTGAAGACTTCACCGTTATTCACCACGAACTTGGACACAACTTCTATCAACGTGCCTATAAGCAGCAGCCTTTCCTGTTTAAAAACAGTGCCAATGATGGTTTCCATGAGGCCATTGGTGACACGATCGCGCTATCAATTACCCCAAGCTATCTAAAACAGATTGGCCTGCTCGAAGACGTGCCCGATGCTTCCAAGGATATTGGCTTACTGCTGAAACAAGCTCTGGATAAAATCGCCTTCCTACCCTTTGGTTTGATGATTGACCAGTGGCGCTGGAAAGTCTTTAGCGGTGAAATCACCCCAGCGCAATATAACCAAGCCTGGTGGGAATTAAGAGAAAAATACCAAGGCGTTAAGGCGCCAACGGACCGCAGCGAAGCCGATTTTGATCCAGGTGCCAAGTACCATGTGCCCGGTAACGTGCCTTATACGCGCTACTTCCTCGCGCATATTTTGCAATTCCAGTTCCATAAGGCACTGTGTGATACCGCCGGCGATAAAGGACCTGTACACAGATGCAGTATTTATGGCAATCAAGCCGCAGGGGAAAAACTCAATAAAATGTTAGAGCTGGGTGCAAGCCAACCTTGGCCAGTTGCTTTAAAAGAAGTGACAGGTACTGAGGGAATGGATGCCAAAGCCGTACTCGATTATTTTGCGCCGCTTAAAACCTGGCTCGATGAGCAAAACACAGCGGCGAATCGTCAATGTGGTTGGTAA
- a CDS encoding YchJ family protein, whose product MIHEKICPCGSQKIYQDCCQILHLGLDSGAQLATSPEQLMRSRYCAFVLKNFDYIIKTHHADYLDGLTLEQLQQGPHPEWLGLDVLSANDTTQPDGSKFGTVTFKAWYKMSGEIDAIYERSEFIFEQGRWFYTKGHQMHAKLPGRNDPCVCHSGKKFKQCCMKG is encoded by the coding sequence ATGATACACGAAAAAATCTGCCCTTGCGGCAGCCAAAAAATCTATCAAGATTGCTGTCAAATACTGCATCTAGGGCTCGATTCAGGAGCACAACTGGCGACGAGTCCTGAGCAATTAATGCGCTCTCGCTACTGCGCTTTTGTATTGAAAAATTTTGATTACATCATCAAAACACACCATGCAGATTACCTCGATGGCTTAACCCTTGAGCAGCTCCAACAAGGTCCACATCCCGAATGGTTAGGGCTCGATGTATTATCCGCCAATGACACTACCCAGCCCGATGGCAGCAAGTTCGGCACTGTTACCTTTAAGGCCTGGTATAAAATGAGTGGCGAGATTGATGCCATTTACGAGCGCTCAGAGTTTATCTTCGAGCAAGGTCGTTGGTTTTACACTAAAGGCCATCAAATGCATGCCAAATTACCGGGGCGCAATGATCCCTGCGTCTGCCACAGTGGTAAGAAGTTTAAGCAGTGCTGCATGAAGGGTTAA
- a CDS encoding DUF406 family protein, with the protein MKGIIAGQAATVNDTCTDCGSFVDIGAVIDEQDTVLELSFAGAEAEVEATKMLERAQARFSQAQGNIVQDEVGVTLKLVFDVSVEKMIFQLENGL; encoded by the coding sequence ATGAAAGGTATCATTGCAGGACAAGCGGCTACCGTGAACGACACTTGCACCGATTGCGGCAGTTTTGTGGATATTGGCGCTGTGATTGATGAGCAGGATACAGTGCTGGAGTTATCCTTCGCGGGTGCAGAGGCTGAGGTCGAAGCGACTAAGATGTTGGAGCGGGCTCAAGCGCGTTTTAGCCAAGCCCAAGGGAATATTGTGCAGGATGAAGTGGGTGTTACCCTCAAACTGGTCTTCGATGTGAGTGTCGAGAAAATGATTTTTCAATTAGAGAATGGCCTATGA
- the queC gene encoding 7-cyano-7-deazaguanine synthase QueC produces the protein MSAASVSKVVVVFSGGQDSTTCLIQALTQFDEVHGITFDYGQRHREEIEVAKSLAKRLKITSHKVMDVSLLNELAISALTRDAIPVSHELMENGLPNTFVPGRNILFLTLAGIYAYQLGAEAIITGVCETDFSGYPDCRHDFVCAMESALVQGMDKKLEIITPLMWLNKAQTWALADKYQQLDLVRHHTLTCYNGIVGDGCGDCPACHLRKRGLEDYLQNKAEVMASLDKATETGKPQA, from the coding sequence ATGTCAGCAGCATCAGTTTCAAAGGTGGTAGTGGTTTTCAGTGGCGGACAAGACTCAACGACTTGTCTTATTCAAGCCTTAACTCAGTTTGATGAAGTCCACGGGATCACCTTCGATTATGGTCAGCGTCACCGTGAAGAAATTGAAGTTGCTAAATCCCTCGCCAAGCGCTTAAAGATCACTAGCCATAAAGTGATGGATGTGAGTTTACTCAATGAGTTAGCTATTTCTGCCCTCACCCGCGATGCGATCCCTGTATCCCACGAATTAATGGAAAATGGCTTGCCCAATACCTTTGTGCCCGGCCGTAATATCCTGTTTTTGACTTTGGCGGGGATCTACGCCTACCAATTAGGGGCCGAGGCGATTATTACTGGTGTTTGCGAAACCGATTTTTCCGGTTATCCCGACTGTCGCCACGACTTTGTATGCGCGATGGAATCGGCACTAGTGCAAGGCATGGATAAAAAGCTTGAGATCATCACGCCATTAATGTGGCTCAACAAGGCCCAAACTTGGGCGCTAGCCGATAAATATCAGCAGCTCGATTTGGTTCGCCACCATACCCTGACCTGTTATAACGGCATTGTCGGCGATGGTTGCGGTGATTGCCCAGCCTGCCATCTTCGTAAACGCGGCTTAGAGGATTACCTGCAAAATAAAGCAGAGGTAATGGCCTCACTCGACAAGGCGACTGAAACGGGTAAACCGCAGGCGTGA
- the smrA gene encoding DNA endonuclease SmrA, whose product MLDDESALFFEEMAGVVPLKGDVKAVNLQPKALTEEQLQRRDALQREAYLACMPLDLSLIPIIAPDDIASFKREGVQGAVFKRLRLGQYSIKMELDVHAYRLSQARDALLNYLLAAQAHGERCVMLIHGKGHNSKPVAGLLKSAVCHWLSQLDMVLAYHSAKTEQGGTGALYVMLTKSEQLKIENKEANRKGMGWR is encoded by the coding sequence ATGCTAGATGATGAATCAGCACTGTTTTTTGAGGAAATGGCGGGGGTTGTGCCACTAAAGGGTGATGTGAAAGCGGTGAATTTGCAGCCTAAGGCACTAACGGAGGAGCAACTTCAGCGCCGTGATGCGTTGCAACGCGAGGCTTATTTGGCCTGCATGCCCTTGGATTTGAGTTTGATCCCGATAATAGCGCCCGATGATATCGCCAGTTTTAAGCGCGAAGGGGTACAAGGTGCAGTGTTTAAGCGCTTAAGGCTGGGGCAGTACAGCATTAAGATGGAATTAGATGTACATGCCTACCGTTTAAGTCAGGCCCGTGATGCGTTGCTCAATTATCTGTTAGCGGCACAGGCCCATGGGGAACGCTGCGTCATGCTTATCCATGGTAAGGGTCATAACAGTAAACCCGTGGCTGGCCTGCTGAAATCTGCCGTCTGCCATTGGTTGTCTCAACTTGATATGGTGCTGGCCTATCATTCGGCGAAAACCGAGCAGGGCGGCACGGGCGCCTTGTATGTGATGCTCACTAAATCCGAACAGCTTAAGATCGAGAACAAAGAGGCAAATCGTAAGGGAATGGGTTGGCGTTAA
- the zwf gene encoding glucose-6-phosphate dehydrogenase — MGKTTSGAKACDFVLFGTKGDLARRKLLPSLYQLDKAELLDKNTKVIGVAKDEFSQDEFRELVILALKTFVKEALCEETVQRFLSRCHYVGTNFTESAGYSAFHELLKPEERVMVSYFATPPAIFGDICRCLHEQNLIHSDSRVVLEKPIGSDLASSRVINDQVSAYFNENQVYRIDHYLGKETVQNLIALRFANSLFASKWDNRTIDHVQITVAEEVGIEGRWGYFDKAGQMRDMIQNHLLQVLTLVAMDPPVNLDADSIRDEKVKVLKSLRPINADNVYENTVRGQYSAGFLKGSPVPGYLEEEGANLQSHTETFVALRVDIDNWRWAGVPFYLRSGKRMPFKSSEIVVYFKNPPHNLYRSSYRNLPPNKLTIRLQPHEGVEIQMMNKVPGLEQKQRLQTTKLDLSFSDTFKNERIADAYERLLLEAMLGNQALFVRRDEVEQAWTWVDGIIQSWEQSNEKPKPYPAGTWGPVASVALITKDGRSWDE, encoded by the coding sequence ATGGGCAAAACAACATCAGGCGCCAAAGCTTGTGACTTCGTACTCTTTGGTACTAAAGGCGACTTGGCACGACGCAAGTTGTTACCTTCTTTATACCAGCTAGATAAAGCTGAACTTCTGGATAAAAACACCAAAGTCATTGGGGTTGCCAAAGATGAGTTCAGTCAGGATGAATTTAGAGAACTCGTCATCCTTGCGTTAAAAACCTTCGTAAAAGAAGCCCTCTGCGAAGAGACTGTCCAACGCTTCTTGTCCCGCTGCCATTATGTTGGCACTAATTTCACTGAATCTGCAGGCTACAGCGCCTTCCATGAATTGCTCAAACCAGAAGAGCGCGTCATGGTGAGTTATTTTGCCACCCCTCCTGCGATTTTTGGCGATATCTGCCGCTGTTTACACGAACAAAACCTTATCCATAGCGATTCTCGCGTGGTACTCGAAAAGCCCATTGGCTCTGACCTTGCATCTTCCCGCGTGATTAACGATCAAGTTTCTGCCTACTTCAACGAAAATCAAGTTTATCGTATCGACCATTACTTAGGTAAAGAGACTGTACAAAACCTGATCGCGCTGCGTTTCGCCAATTCGTTATTCGCCTCTAAGTGGGATAACCGCACCATAGACCATGTGCAGATCACTGTCGCTGAAGAGGTGGGTATTGAAGGGCGTTGGGGCTATTTCGATAAAGCCGGTCAGATGCGTGACATGATTCAAAACCACCTATTGCAAGTGTTGACGCTGGTCGCCATGGATCCACCGGTTAACCTAGATGCTGATAGCATTCGTGATGAAAAGGTTAAGGTACTGAAGTCGCTGCGCCCAATCAATGCCGACAATGTGTATGAAAACACTGTCCGTGGTCAGTATAGTGCAGGCTTCCTAAAAGGCAGTCCAGTGCCAGGCTATTTAGAGGAAGAGGGCGCTAACCTTCAGTCCCACACCGAAACCTTTGTGGCGCTGCGTGTCGATATCGACAACTGGCGTTGGGCGGGCGTGCCATTTTATCTGCGTAGCGGTAAACGCATGCCGTTCAAGAGCTCTGAAATTGTGGTGTATTTTAAAAACCCACCCCACAATTTGTATCGCTCAAGCTACCGTAACTTGCCACCTAACAAGTTAACCATCCGTCTGCAACCACATGAAGGGGTTGAGATTCAGATGATGAACAAGGTGCCGGGGCTAGAGCAGAAGCAACGTTTACAAACCACTAAACTCGACTTGAGTTTCTCGGATACCTTTAAAAACGAGCGTATCGCAGATGCTTACGAGCGTCTGTTGCTCGAAGCCATGCTCGGTAACCAAGCACTGTTCGTTCGCCGTGACGAAGTGGAGCAGGCTTGGACTTGGGTGGATGGCATCATCCAATCATGGGAACAAAGTAACGAGAAGCCGAAACCTTATCCTGCGGGCACTTGGGGACCTGTAGCGTCGGTCGCGCTGATCACCAAAGACGGCCGTTCGTGGGATGAATAG
- a CDS encoding DUF4440 domain-containing protein encodes MRFLLLALICLLSLPSFATPAKAKTTMTTDQLINANYPLFTKAFTELAPEVTADIYAKDASYLSESQSKEIYYGRDSIVAIYQRFFDKIRNKKARIDIDFRVLNRKLSGNSAFDTGYYLVRFYPAEETGEPVSEFAGKFVIGTQKDSQQRWNVTLDMNNRAEPSFYLNAKPVPNLYYGRQFPPLPDSQKKKQ; translated from the coding sequence ATGAGATTTTTGCTGCTAGCCCTGATATGCCTATTGTCGCTTCCAAGTTTTGCTACTCCCGCAAAAGCCAAAACAACCATGACAACCGATCAGCTGATCAATGCGAATTATCCGCTGTTCACTAAAGCATTTACTGAGCTTGCCCCCGAAGTCACCGCAGACATTTATGCAAAAGATGCAAGCTACCTCTCTGAAAGCCAAAGTAAAGAAATCTATTATGGCCGCGACAGTATCGTTGCTATTTACCAACGTTTTTTCGATAAAATCCGCAATAAAAAGGCCCGTATCGATATCGATTTCCGGGTACTCAACCGTAAGCTATCCGGCAACAGCGCGTTCGACACTGGCTATTATTTAGTGCGTTTTTACCCCGCAGAAGAAACTGGCGAACCTGTGAGTGAATTTGCTGGCAAATTTGTGATTGGCACCCAAAAAGACTCTCAGCAGCGCTGGAACGTCACACTGGATATGAATAACCGTGCCGAACCCAGTTTCTATTTGAATGCCAAACCTGTACCCAATCTTTACTATGGCCGCCAGTTCCCACCGTTACCGGACAGCCAAAAGAAAAAGCAGTAA
- the queE gene encoding 7-carboxy-7-deazaguanine synthase QueE → MNYPVNEVFETIQGEGVFTGVPAIFVRLQGCPVGCAWCDTKQTWDLLEENKVSPEQVITVDGSVGRWANHTAQSLIEAFNAKGYTARHVVITGGEPCMYDLNELTHTLHAAGFATQIETSGTFEVKCDADTWVTVSPKINMKGGYQVLAQALIRANEIKHPIATENHIDELDELLKGIDVSAKTICLQPISQKPRATELAMKVCIARNWRLSIQTHKYLNID, encoded by the coding sequence ATGAATTACCCAGTCAACGAAGTCTTTGAAACCATTCAAGGTGAAGGTGTCTTTACCGGAGTGCCCGCCATTTTTGTGCGTTTACAGGGTTGCCCTGTGGGATGTGCTTGGTGTGATACGAAACAGACTTGGGATCTGCTTGAGGAAAATAAGGTGTCACCCGAACAAGTGATCACCGTCGATGGCTCCGTGGGGCGCTGGGCAAACCATACGGCGCAGAGTCTTATCGAGGCTTTCAACGCTAAGGGATACACGGCGCGCCATGTGGTGATCACAGGTGGTGAGCCTTGTATGTACGATCTGAATGAATTAACTCACACGCTTCATGCTGCCGGTTTTGCCACTCAAATCGAGACCAGTGGCACCTTTGAGGTGAAGTGCGATGCTGATACCTGGGTAACTGTCTCGCCCAAGATCAATATGAAAGGTGGTTATCAGGTGTTAGCGCAGGCCTTGATCCGCGCCAACGAGATTAAGCACCCGATAGCGACCGAAAATCATATCGACGAACTCGATGAGTTACTCAAAGGGATTGATGTGTCAGCGAAAACGATTTGTCTGCAACCGATCAGCCAAAAACCAAGGGCGACGGAATTAGCCATGAAGGTGTGTATTGCCCGCAACTGGCGTTTATCGATTCAGACCCATAAGTACTTGAATATCGATTAA
- the pyk gene encoding pyruvate kinase: MFRRTKIVTTLGPATDRDDNLRRIIAAGANVVRLNFSHGSPEDHLKRATQAREIAKELGVHVAILGDLQGPKIRVSTFKDNKKVQLNLGQAYILDAELGKGEGDENQVGIDYKQLPDDVNVGDILMLDDGRVQLRVERVEGRKVHTTVTVAGPLSNNKGINKQGGGLSAAALTEKDKADILTAAMIQVDYLAVSFPRSGADLEYARSLAQQAGSNALIVAKVERAEAVASEEAMDDVILASDVVMVARGDLGVEIGDAALVAVQKKLIARSRQLNKIVITATQMMESMISSPMPTRAEVMDVANAVLDGTDAVMLSAETAAGDFPEETVKAMANVCIGAESHPSVKVSKHRLDARFTSVEETIALSTMYAANHLEGVKAIIALTESGATPKLMSRISSSLPILGLSRHETTLAKMALYRGVLPIYFDSTIYPADELAQKALESLTTAGYLQSGDLVLMTKGDAMETIGGTNTCKVLIVA; the protein is encoded by the coding sequence ATGTTCCGCAGAACCAAAATCGTCACCACTCTGGGCCCCGCCACTGACCGTGACGATAACTTACGCCGTATTATCGCGGCAGGTGCAAACGTTGTTCGTCTTAACTTCTCCCACGGCTCCCCCGAAGATCATCTCAAACGCGCGACTCAAGCTCGCGAAATTGCAAAAGAATTAGGTGTCCATGTTGCTATTTTAGGTGACTTACAAGGTCCTAAGATCCGTGTATCTACCTTTAAAGACAACAAGAAAGTTCAACTGAACTTAGGTCAAGCCTACATTCTGGATGCCGAGTTAGGTAAAGGCGAAGGCGACGAGAATCAAGTCGGTATCGACTATAAGCAATTGCCAGACGATGTGAATGTTGGCGATATCCTGATGCTCGACGACGGCCGTGTTCAACTGCGTGTTGAGCGCGTTGAAGGTCGTAAAGTGCACACGACTGTTACCGTTGCTGGCCCTCTATCAAACAATAAAGGGATCAACAAACAAGGTGGTGGCCTATCGGCAGCTGCTCTGACTGAAAAAGACAAGGCAGACATTCTGACTGCGGCCATGATCCAAGTGGATTACTTAGCCGTGTCTTTCCCACGTAGCGGCGCCGATCTAGAATACGCCCGTTCTTTAGCGCAACAAGCTGGCAGCAATGCACTGATCGTCGCAAAAGTAGAACGTGCTGAAGCCGTTGCTAGCGAAGAAGCGATGGATGATGTGATTTTAGCCTCTGACGTAGTCATGGTTGCCCGTGGCGACTTAGGGGTTGAGATTGGTGACGCAGCACTGGTTGCAGTGCAGAAAAAGCTTATCGCGCGCTCTCGTCAACTGAATAAAATCGTGATCACTGCGACTCAAATGATGGAGTCAATGATTTCGAGCCCAATGCCAACGCGCGCTGAAGTCATGGACGTGGCCAACGCCGTGCTCGATGGTACCGACGCAGTGATGCTGTCTGCCGAAACCGCTGCTGGTGACTTCCCAGAAGAAACCGTTAAGGCGATGGCGAATGTGTGTATCGGTGCCGAATCTCACCCAAGCGTGAAAGTGTCTAAGCACAGATTAGATGCACGTTTCACTTCAGTTGAAGAAACGATTGCACTATCGACTATGTATGCCGCTAACCACTTAGAAGGCGTTAAAGCGATTATTGCCTTAACTGAGTCCGGCGCAACACCTAAACTGATGTCACGTATCAGTTCATCTTTACCAATCCTTGGTTTATCACGCCATGAGACAACGCTGGCGAAGATGGCACTGTACCGGGGTGTGTTACCGATTTACTTCGACTCAACCATTTATCCTGCCGATGAGTTAGCGCAAAAAGCGTTGGAATCATTAACAACTGCGGGTTATCTACAGAGTGGCGACTTGGTATTAATGACCAAGGGCGATGCGATGGAAACTATCGGCGGCACTAACACTTGTAAAGTGTTGATCGTTGCATAA
- the rrtA gene encoding rhombosortase, translating to MALIVSLLCALLYVAGLFAPSIDNLLAYRRSAISDGQWWRLITGNLLHTNHWHLLMNLAGLWVVLFLHHFHYRLKGLTALFILLCLFEGIGLYLGYPQLLGYVGLSGMLHGLFTFGAVQDIRRKMRSGYLLLIGVIVKVGHEQFYGASDDVTAMIGARVATEAHLVGLICGLVCALMVFVYQRSRFAKETQR from the coding sequence TTGGCGCTAATCGTCAGTCTGCTCTGCGCACTCTTGTATGTTGCGGGACTTTTTGCCCCGAGCATAGATAACCTGCTCGCCTATCGCCGCAGCGCCATCAGTGATGGCCAGTGGTGGCGCCTGATCACAGGCAATCTGCTGCATACCAATCATTGGCACCTGCTGATGAACCTCGCAGGATTATGGGTAGTGTTGTTTTTGCACCACTTTCATTACCGGCTCAAGGGCTTAACCGCGCTGTTTATCCTGCTTTGTCTGTTTGAAGGCATTGGTCTGTATCTGGGCTATCCGCAGTTATTAGGTTATGTGGGGCTGAGTGGCATGTTACACGGGCTATTCACCTTTGGTGCAGTGCAGGATATTCGCCGCAAAATGCGCTCGGGTTATTTGTTGCTTATTGGGGTGATAGTTAAAGTCGGCCATGAACAGTTCTATGGCGCCAGTGATGATGTGACCGCAATGATTGGTGCACGCGTGGCCACCGAGGCGCATTTAGTCGGCCTGATCTGCGGCTTAGTCTGCGCGCTTATGGTGTTTGTGTACCAACGAAGCAGATTCGCCAAGGAAACGCAGCGCTAA
- a CDS encoding TetR/AcrR family transcriptional regulator, protein MASRSDTKTRILDAAEKLFAERGFSETSLRLITSKAEVNLASVNYHFGSKKELIRAVLARYLDVFMPAASTAIKCLHTAPTQASLEEIFSALVDPLLDLNELRTEGTTIFLQLLGRGYIESQGHLRWFITTHYGQHLDTFVKAVSASAPHIPPAEMFWRLHFTLGTIVFTMASADALNDIAAAEFGEHNDIEAVIRKVIPYMAAGVSVPVAS, encoded by the coding sequence ATGGCAAGTCGATCCGATACAAAAACTAGAATACTTGATGCCGCAGAGAAGCTATTTGCCGAAAGGGGGTTTTCTGAGACGTCATTGCGACTTATCACGAGCAAGGCGGAGGTTAACTTAGCCTCGGTGAACTATCACTTTGGCTCTAAAAAAGAGTTAATCCGCGCCGTGTTAGCCCGCTATTTAGACGTGTTTATGCCCGCCGCATCGACGGCCATAAAATGTTTGCATACTGCGCCAACACAAGCTTCGTTAGAGGAGATTTTCTCTGCGTTAGTCGATCCATTATTGGATTTGAACGAGCTGCGCACCGAAGGCACGACAATTTTCCTACAATTGCTGGGTCGCGGTTACATTGAAAGCCAAGGGCACCTGCGTTGGTTTATCACCACCCATTATGGGCAGCATTTAGACACCTTTGTTAAAGCTGTTTCGGCCAGTGCTCCGCATATTCCTCCTGCTGAAATGTTTTGGCGCTTACACTTTACCCTAGGCACGATTGTTTTCACCATGGCGTCAGCCGATGCGCTCAATGATATTGCCGCGGCCGAATTTGGTGAGCATAACGACATCGAAGCCGTGATCCGTAAAGTGATCCCCTATATGGCTGCGGGCGTATCAGTCCCCGTGGCTTCTTAA